In one Stenotrophomonas maltophilia genomic region, the following are encoded:
- a CDS encoding TatD family hydrolase, which yields MSVLVDSHCHLDAGEFDPDRAAVIERARAAGVQFQVVPAVTAASWPKLREVCQQAPGLYPAYGLHPMFLAEHRAGHLPLLREWIERERPRAIGECGLDYFVEGLDAEAQQTYFTGQLRLARDFDLPVIVHARRAVDAVIAAIRRIGGLRGVVHSFSGSPEQAAQLHRQGFLLGLGGPLTYERAQRLQRLVREMPLEQLLLETDAPDQPDAAIRGQRNEPARLSIIARHVAALRQTDLETVARTTTDNARRLFALPAA from the coding sequence CTGAGCGTGCTGGTCGACAGCCATTGCCATCTCGATGCAGGCGAGTTCGACCCCGACCGTGCCGCCGTGATCGAGCGCGCGCGCGCGGCCGGGGTGCAGTTCCAGGTCGTGCCGGCCGTCACCGCCGCCAGCTGGCCGAAGCTGCGCGAGGTCTGCCAGCAGGCACCCGGCCTGTACCCCGCGTACGGGCTGCATCCGATGTTTCTTGCCGAGCATCGCGCCGGGCACCTTCCGCTGCTGCGGGAATGGATCGAGCGTGAGCGTCCGCGGGCGATCGGCGAATGCGGCCTGGATTATTTCGTGGAAGGCCTGGATGCGGAGGCGCAGCAGACCTATTTCACCGGCCAGCTGCGCTTGGCGCGCGACTTCGACCTGCCGGTGATCGTGCATGCGCGTCGGGCCGTGGATGCGGTGATCGCAGCGATCCGCCGCATCGGTGGCCTGCGCGGCGTGGTGCACAGTTTCTCCGGCAGCCCGGAGCAGGCGGCACAGCTGCATCGGCAGGGCTTCCTGCTGGGTCTGGGCGGCCCCCTGACCTACGAACGGGCACAGCGCCTGCAACGGCTGGTCCGGGAGATGCCGCTGGAGCAGCTGCTGCTGGAAACGGACGCGCCCGATCAGCCCGACGCGGCCATCCGCGGGCAGCGCAATGAGCCGGCACGCCTCTCGATCATCGCGCGCCACGTCGCGGCGTTGCGGCAGACCGACCTGGAGACGGTAGCGAGGACCACGACCGACAACGCGCGGCGGCTGTTCGCGCTGCCGGCCGCCTGA
- a CDS encoding tRNA threonylcarbamoyladenosine dehydratase, giving the protein MNEQVKQRFAGIERLYGVGALERLQGRRVAVVGMGGVGSWVVEALARSAVGHLTLIDADDICVSNTNRQLPALEGNYGRNKADAMAERCRAINPELDVDAVQAFLTTANMAELLDRRFDLVIDACDSFRVKVETIAWCRRRKLPLLTVGAAGGRTDPTLVRIRDVSRTEHDAMLALIRKKLRSEFNFPKNAKRYFGVPAVYSLENVKYPQADGSVCGLRPNLGADAALKLDCGAGLGAATHITGAFAFAAVGKALEMLLEPKRVKSESVEA; this is encoded by the coding sequence ATGAACGAACAGGTCAAACAACGCTTCGCCGGCATCGAACGGCTGTATGGCGTGGGTGCGCTCGAGCGCCTGCAGGGCCGCCGCGTAGCGGTGGTCGGCATGGGCGGGGTCGGCTCGTGGGTGGTCGAGGCGCTGGCGCGCTCGGCGGTCGGCCATCTCACCCTGATCGATGCGGACGACATCTGCGTGTCCAACACCAACCGGCAGCTGCCGGCGCTGGAGGGCAATTACGGGCGCAACAAGGCCGACGCCATGGCCGAGCGCTGCCGGGCGATCAACCCGGAACTCGATGTCGACGCGGTGCAGGCGTTCCTGACCACCGCCAACATGGCGGAACTGCTTGATCGTCGCTTCGATCTGGTGATCGATGCCTGCGACAGCTTCCGGGTCAAGGTGGAGACCATCGCCTGGTGCCGCCGCCGCAAGCTGCCACTGCTGACGGTCGGCGCCGCGGGTGGCCGCACCGATCCGACCCTGGTACGCATCCGCGATGTCTCGCGCACCGAGCACGACGCGATGCTGGCGCTGATCCGCAAGAAGCTGCGCAGCGAGTTCAACTTCCCCAAGAACGCCAAGCGTTACTTCGGCGTGCCGGCGGTGTACTCGCTGGAGAATGTGAAGTATCCGCAGGCCGATGGCAGTGTCTGCGGCCTCCGTCCCAACCTGGGGGCGGACGCTGCGCTCAAGCTTGATTGCGGCGCAGGGCTGGGGGCAGCCACCCATATCACCGGTGCCTTCGCCTTTGCCGCCGTCGGCAAGGCGCTGGAAATGCTGCTGGAGCCGAAGAGGGTCAAGTCCGAATCCGTTGAGGCTTGA
- a CDS encoding glycine zipper 2TM domain-containing protein — MKIQLIAASAIATLALAGCATSPGYGGGGYNNGYNNGGYGNNSGYNQGRCADCGIVTRINTVQSGRTAPSATGAILGGIVGAVAGHEISDHTGGSRGNKNIAAAAGAVGGALAGNQIQKNVTSDTYDISVRMDDGRTIVVNQRDLGGIRENTYVRVVNGRVILR; from the coding sequence ATGAAGATCCAGCTCATCGCCGCCAGTGCCATCGCCACCCTCGCCCTGGCCGGCTGCGCCACCTCGCCGGGTTACGGCGGCGGCGGCTACAACAATGGGTACAACAACGGCGGCTACGGCAACAACTCCGGCTACAACCAGGGCCGTTGCGCCGACTGTGGCATCGTCACCCGCATCAACACCGTGCAGTCCGGCCGCACTGCGCCCAGCGCGACCGGCGCGATCCTCGGCGGCATCGTGGGTGCGGTTGCCGGCCATGAGATCTCCGACCACACCGGCGGCAGCCGCGGCAACAAGAACATCGCCGCAGCGGCGGGTGCCGTGGGTGGCGCGCTGGCCGGCAACCAGATCCAGAAGAACGTGACCAGCGATACGTATGACATCAGCGTGCGCATGGATGACGGACGCACCATCGTCGTCAACCAGCGTGATCTGGGCGGCATCCGCGAAAACACCTACGTTCGCGTGGTCAACGGCCGGGTGATCCTGCGCTGA
- a CDS encoding cold-shock protein, with protein sequence MSERENGTVKWFNDAKGFGFISRENGEDVFVHFRAIQTQGFKSLKEGQKVTFTVVQGQKGLQADAVQPI encoded by the coding sequence ATGTCCGAACGCGAGAACGGTACTGTCAAGTGGTTCAACGATGCAAAGGGCTTCGGCTTCATCAGCCGTGAAAACGGCGAAGACGTGTTCGTGCACTTCCGCGCCATCCAGACCCAGGGCTTCAAGAGCCTGAAGGAAGGCCAGAAGGTCACCTTCACCGTCGTGCAGGGCCAGAAGGGCCTGCAGGCCGACGCCGTGCAGCCGATCTGA
- a CDS encoding DUF456 domain-containing protein has product MGLSFILYLLAVIFVLVGIAGIVLPALPGVPLVFVGLLLAAWADGFTHVGWPTLLVLGVLTLLSLLADVLATVVGAQRVGASRKALWGTFIGSIAGLFFMPIGLFAGPLVGALLGEYWHTRELGRSTKVGLATWLGILLGLALKLAVVIAMLGLFAFAWFL; this is encoded by the coding sequence ATGGGCCTCTCATTCATCTTGTATCTGCTAGCGGTCATTTTTGTCCTGGTTGGTATAGCCGGCATCGTCCTGCCGGCACTTCCCGGCGTCCCGCTGGTGTTCGTCGGCCTGCTGCTGGCGGCGTGGGCCGACGGCTTCACCCATGTCGGCTGGCCGACCCTGCTGGTACTGGGCGTGCTGACCCTGCTTTCGCTGCTGGCCGATGTACTGGCCACGGTGGTCGGGGCCCAGCGCGTAGGCGCCAGTCGCAAGGCGCTGTGGGGCACCTTCATCGGCAGCATCGCCGGACTGTTCTTCATGCCCATCGGCCTGTTCGCCGGCCCGCTGGTCGGCGCTCTGCTGGGCGAGTACTGGCACACGCGCGAGCTGGGCCGCTCGACCAAGGTTGGCCTCGCCACCTGGCTGGGCATCCTGCTGGGCCTGGCGCTGAAACTGGCGGTGGTCATCGCGATGCTGGGGCTGTTCGCGTTCGCCTGGTTCCTGTAA
- a CDS encoding phospholipase A → MTLPPLFPRLAPLALALASAPLAAQEIAPATTTTPAGCAAIETDAARLSCYDRLFGRNAPATAEADAAAQQAAQALREQRRAARLSQGEENLRARVGDVLRPAPDDSALANAGRGSLLDSRWELAEDSKLGPFQLRAYKPVYLLPAFWTSDKNQMPQSPNPANSVTEPQALDSAELKFQISFKTKIAENLFGDNGDIWAGYTQSSRWQAYNAENSRPFRETNYEPEVMMVFRNGYSIGGWRGRMTGISLNHQSNGRADPLSRSWNRVMLNVGLDRENWALVLRPWYRIPETRSDDNNPDIEDYMGRGDATLIWNRNGHEVSLMARHSLRTGDRSHGALQLDYGFPISNLLRGHIQVFDGYGESLIDYNHKATYVGVGVSLLEWF, encoded by the coding sequence ATGACCCTCCCGCCGTTGTTCCCCCGTCTGGCGCCGTTGGCGCTTGCCCTGGCCAGCGCGCCGCTGGCCGCGCAGGAAATCGCGCCTGCCACGACCACCACGCCGGCCGGTTGCGCGGCCATTGAAACCGACGCCGCCCGGCTGTCGTGCTACGACCGCCTGTTCGGCCGTAACGCTCCGGCCACTGCCGAAGCCGATGCCGCCGCGCAGCAGGCTGCGCAGGCGCTGCGCGAACAGCGTCGCGCCGCCCGCCTGAGCCAGGGCGAAGAGAACCTGCGGGCGCGGGTCGGCGATGTGCTGCGCCCCGCCCCCGACGACAGCGCCCTGGCCAATGCAGGCCGCGGTTCCCTGCTGGACAGCCGCTGGGAACTGGCGGAAGACTCGAAGCTGGGACCGTTCCAGCTGCGGGCCTACAAGCCGGTGTACCTGCTGCCGGCGTTCTGGACCAGCGACAAGAACCAGATGCCGCAGTCGCCGAATCCGGCCAACAGCGTGACCGAGCCGCAGGCGCTGGACAGTGCCGAGCTGAAGTTCCAGATCAGCTTCAAGACCAAGATCGCCGAGAATCTGTTCGGCGACAACGGCGACATCTGGGCCGGCTATACCCAGAGCTCGCGCTGGCAGGCCTACAACGCCGAGAATTCGCGCCCGTTCCGCGAGACCAATTACGAGCCGGAAGTGATGATGGTGTTCCGCAACGGCTACTCCATTGGTGGCTGGCGCGGACGCATGACCGGCATCAGCCTCAACCATCAGTCCAACGGCCGCGCCGATCCCCTTTCGCGCAGCTGGAACCGGGTGATGCTCAACGTCGGGCTGGACCGCGAGAACTGGGCGCTGGTGCTGCGGCCCTGGTACCGCATTCCCGAAACGCGCAGCGATGACAACAACCCGGACATCGAGGATTACATGGGCCGCGGCGACGCGACCCTGATCTGGAACCGCAATGGCCACGAAGTGTCCCTGATGGCGCGCCATTCGCTGCGTACCGGCGACCGTTCGCATGGCGCCCTGCAGCTCGACTACGGTTTCCCGATCAGCAACCTGCTGCGCGGCCACATCCAGGTCTTCGACGGATACGGCGAAAGCCTGATCGACTACAACCACAAGGCCACCTACGTGGGCGTGGGCGTGTCGCTGCTGGAATGGTTCTGA
- the arsC gene encoding arsenate reductase (glutaredoxin) (This arsenate reductase requires both glutathione and glutaredoxin to convert arsenate to arsenite, after which the efflux transporter formed by ArsA and ArsB can extrude the arsenite from the cell, providing resistance.), producing MGVTIWHNPACSNSRGALKLIRDAGIEPEVIEYLQAPPDVATLRQLLAESGLAAADLVRSKEPEFAGLALAGADEATLLAAMATHPRLINRPVVRTAKGTRLCRPPETVLEIL from the coding sequence ATGGGCGTGACGATCTGGCACAACCCGGCGTGCAGCAATTCGCGCGGCGCACTGAAGCTCATCCGCGACGCCGGCATCGAGCCGGAGGTGATCGAGTACCTGCAGGCACCGCCCGACGTGGCGACCCTGCGCCAGCTGCTTGCCGAATCCGGGCTGGCTGCCGCCGACCTGGTGCGCAGCAAGGAACCGGAGTTTGCCGGTCTGGCGCTGGCCGGGGCCGATGAGGCGACCCTGCTGGCGGCGATGGCGACGCACCCGCGCCTGATCAACCGGCCCGTGGTGCGCACGGCCAAGGGCACGCGCCTGTGCCGCCCGCCGGAAACGGTGCTGGAGATCCTGTAG
- a CDS encoding glutathione S-transferase family protein, whose translation MSTTLYGSSSTASLVVHWLLIELGIEHELVLLDFDRREHKAADYLALNPAGRVPTLRIDGLLLTEAAAIALYLADRHPEAGLLPAVGTPARGEAYRWMFWCANTLQPAYRAWFYPHEAAGEACVEATRAMARQQLEAAWQHVAAHLQAHGPYLLGDAPSVVDFMLVMLMRWSRNMPRPTDTWPVLKAHATALKARPAFAEVYRREGISDWR comes from the coding sequence ATGAGCACCACCCTGTATGGTTCGTCGAGTACCGCTTCGCTGGTCGTGCACTGGCTGCTGATCGAACTGGGCATCGAGCACGAACTGGTGCTGCTGGATTTCGACAGGCGCGAGCACAAGGCGGCGGACTACCTGGCGTTGAATCCGGCCGGGAGGGTGCCGACCCTGAGGATCGATGGCCTGCTGTTGACCGAGGCAGCGGCCATCGCGCTGTACCTGGCCGACCGCCATCCCGAAGCGGGGTTGCTGCCGGCCGTGGGCACGCCCGCGCGGGGCGAGGCCTATCGCTGGATGTTCTGGTGCGCCAACACCCTGCAGCCTGCCTATCGTGCATGGTTCTATCCGCACGAAGCGGCGGGCGAGGCCTGCGTGGAGGCAACACGTGCGATGGCCCGGCAGCAGCTGGAGGCGGCCTGGCAGCATGTGGCGGCGCACCTGCAGGCGCACGGGCCTTACCTGCTGGGCGACGCGCCCAGCGTGGTCGATTTCATGCTGGTGATGCTGATGCGCTGGTCGCGCAACATGCCCCGGCCCACTGACACCTGGCCGGTGCTGAAGGCGCACGCAACCGCGCTGAAGGCGCGCCCCGCCTTCGCGGAAGTCTATCGACGCGAAGGCATCAGCGACTGGCGGTGA
- a CDS encoding fumarate hydratase, producing MTSIKQEDLIQSIADALQYISYYHPVDYIKNLAAAYEREESPAAKEAMAQILINSRMCAEGHRPICQDTGIVTVFLEIGMDVRWDDATMGVEDMANEGVRRAYLHPDNKLRASVLADPAGKRINTKDNTPGVVNVKVVPGNKVDVIVAAKGGGSEAKTKFAMLNPSDSIVDWVLKTVPTMGAGWCPPGMLGIGIGGTAEKAMLLAKEALMEPIDITELQARGASNRIEELRLELYEKVNALGIGAQGLGGLTTVLDIKINDYPTHAANLPVAMIPNCAATRHAHFTLDGSGPVMLDPPSLEDWPKLTYDASKGTRVDLDTITPEDVASWKPGQTLLLNGKLLTGRDAAHKRMVDMLNKGEELPVDLKGRFIYYVGPVDPVRDEVVGPAGPTTATRMDKFTRQVLEQTGLLGMVGKAERGPAAIEAIRDNKSAYLMAVGGSAYLVSKAIKAAKVVGFADLGMEAIYEFTVQDMPVTVAVDSTGESVHKTGPREWQARIGKIPVVVE from the coding sequence GTGACATCGATCAAGCAGGAAGACCTCATCCAGTCCATCGCCGACGCGCTGCAGTACATCTCGTACTACCACCCGGTCGACTACATCAAGAATCTCGCCGCTGCCTACGAGCGCGAGGAGTCGCCGGCCGCGAAGGAGGCGATGGCCCAGATCCTGATCAATTCGCGGATGTGCGCCGAAGGCCATCGTCCGATCTGCCAGGACACCGGCATCGTCACCGTGTTCCTGGAAATCGGCATGGATGTGCGCTGGGACGACGCCACCATGGGCGTGGAAGACATGGCCAATGAAGGCGTGCGCCGCGCCTATCTGCATCCGGACAACAAGCTGCGTGCTTCGGTGCTGGCGGATCCGGCCGGCAAGCGCATCAACACGAAGGACAACACCCCGGGCGTGGTCAACGTCAAGGTCGTGCCGGGCAACAAGGTGGATGTGATCGTGGCCGCAAAGGGCGGCGGTTCGGAAGCCAAGACCAAGTTCGCCATGCTCAATCCGTCCGACTCCATCGTCGACTGGGTGCTCAAGACCGTGCCGACCATGGGGGCCGGCTGGTGCCCGCCGGGCATGCTGGGCATCGGCATCGGCGGCACCGCGGAGAAGGCCATGCTGCTGGCCAAGGAAGCGCTGATGGAGCCGATCGACATCACCGAGCTGCAGGCCCGTGGAGCGTCCAACCGGATCGAAGAGCTGCGCCTGGAGCTGTACGAGAAGGTCAATGCGCTGGGCATCGGCGCCCAGGGCCTGGGTGGCCTGACCACGGTGCTGGACATCAAGATCAACGATTACCCGACCCACGCGGCCAACCTGCCGGTGGCGATGATCCCGAACTGCGCCGCGACCCGCCACGCGCACTTCACCCTGGATGGCAGCGGTCCGGTGATGCTGGATCCGCCGTCGCTGGAGGACTGGCCGAAGCTGACCTACGACGCCTCCAAGGGCACCCGGGTGGACCTGGATACGATCACCCCGGAAGATGTGGCCAGCTGGAAGCCGGGCCAGACGCTTCTGCTCAACGGCAAGCTGCTGACCGGCCGCGACGCCGCGCACAAGCGCATGGTCGACATGCTCAACAAGGGCGAGGAACTGCCGGTCGATCTGAAGGGACGCTTCATCTACTACGTCGGCCCGGTCGATCCGGTGCGCGACGAAGTGGTCGGTCCGGCCGGGCCGACCACGGCAACGCGCATGGACAAGTTCACCCGCCAGGTGCTGGAACAGACCGGTCTGCTGGGCATGGTCGGCAAGGCCGAGCGCGGCCCGGCTGCGATCGAGGCGATCCGTGACAACAAGTCGGCGTACCTGATGGCGGTCGGTGGCTCGGCCTACCTGGTGTCCAAGGCGATCAAGGCGGCCAAGGTGGTCGGGTTTGCCGACCTCGGCATGGAAGCGATCTACGAGTTCACCGTGCAGGACATGCCGGTGACGGTGGCGGTCGACTCTACCGGTGAATCGGTGCACAAGACCGGCCCGCGCGAATGGCAGGCCCGCATCGGCAAGATTCCGGTGGTGGTGGAGTAA
- a CDS encoding RNA polymerase sigma-70 factor, which yields MNAETAFQTHRPRLMALAYRLLGSRADAEDVVQDAWLRWSGADPASVRDAEAWLVTTTTRLGLDRLRAAKRERAHYVGPWLAEPMAVTLEPDPAPGPAQLHALADDVSVAFLTLLEQLGPEERAAFLLKEAFDHDYREIADLIGHSEANCRQLVHRARQRLHAGRPRFNADAGQHRQLLARFMDASQRGDSEAIQALLHANALMVSDGGGVVTAAVRPLRGAERIGRLFWAIARRGGTHPARLGYVNGEPAILGFDGDRLHSVTTIEVIDGRIARLYSVLNPEKLPAVVTHADAAASW from the coding sequence ATGAACGCCGAAACCGCCTTCCAGACCCACCGTCCGCGCCTGATGGCCCTCGCCTACCGCCTGCTGGGCAGCCGCGCCGACGCCGAGGACGTCGTCCAGGACGCCTGGCTGCGCTGGTCCGGCGCCGACCCGGCCAGCGTCCGCGATGCCGAGGCATGGCTGGTCACCACCACCACGCGCCTGGGACTGGACCGTCTGCGTGCGGCCAAGCGCGAGCGCGCGCATTACGTGGGCCCGTGGCTGGCTGAACCGATGGCGGTCACCCTGGAGCCGGACCCGGCGCCCGGCCCGGCCCAGTTGCATGCCCTGGCTGATGATGTATCGGTGGCCTTCCTGACCCTGCTTGAACAGCTCGGCCCGGAGGAACGCGCCGCGTTCCTGCTGAAGGAAGCGTTCGACCACGACTATCGCGAGATCGCCGACCTGATCGGCCACAGCGAGGCCAACTGCCGGCAACTGGTGCACCGGGCCCGGCAGCGGCTGCACGCCGGCCGGCCGCGCTTCAATGCCGACGCCGGCCAGCACCGGCAGTTGCTGGCACGCTTCATGGATGCGTCGCAGCGTGGCGACAGCGAGGCGATCCAGGCCCTGCTGCATGCCAACGCGCTGATGGTCTCCGATGGAGGCGGCGTGGTCACCGCAGCGGTGCGCCCGCTGCGGGGTGCCGAACGCATCGGCCGCCTGTTCTGGGCCATTGCCCGCCGCGGCGGCACGCACCCGGCCCGGCTTGGCTACGTCAACGGCGAGCCGGCGATCCTGGGCTTCGACGGCGATCGCCTGCATTCGGTCACCACCATCGAGGTGATCGATGGCCGCATCGCGCGCCTGTACAGCGTGCTCAATCCGGAAAAACTGCCCGCGGTTGTCACGCACGCAGACGCGGCGGCGTCCTGGTAA
- a CDS encoding carboxymuconolactone decarboxylase family protein: MSNPASPRVPYTRLAAKAFKGLLDTSQAVHDSSIDPTLMELVFLRVSQLNGCGYCMDMHGTALRKSGIEPRKLDTLPAWHESRFFDARERAALGWAEALTRLTDAAPSQAAFDALAPHFDEKGISDLSMGIAVINAWNRLGAGLLPPLP, from the coding sequence ATGTCCAACCCCGCCTCACCCCGCGTTCCCTATACCCGCTTGGCCGCCAAGGCTTTCAAGGGCCTGCTCGATACCAGCCAGGCAGTGCATGACAGTTCGATCGATCCGACCCTGATGGAACTGGTGTTCCTGCGCGTGTCGCAGCTCAACGGCTGCGGCTACTGCATGGACATGCACGGGACGGCGCTGCGCAAGAGTGGCATCGAGCCGCGCAAGCTGGACACCCTGCCCGCCTGGCACGAAAGCCGCTTCTTCGATGCGCGTGAGCGCGCTGCGCTGGGCTGGGCCGAGGCCCTGACCCGGCTCACCGACGCCGCGCCATCGCAGGCAGCGTTCGATGCGCTGGCACCGCACTTCGATGAGAAGGGCATCAGCGACCTGAGCATGGGCATCGCGGTGATCAACGCCTGGAACCGCCTCGGCGCCGGCCTGCTGCCGCCGCTGCCCTGA
- a CDS encoding ABC transporter ATP-binding protein, which produces MPSAEKKPSLRQRFNAMRNVPPFLRLVWKTSPALTLVSLGLRLIRALLPVAMLYVGKLIIDSALQLSRHDAGFPPLGEALASGLLNPLLGLLALELGLAIVSDLLGRMVAYADALLSELFANATSIRLMEHAATLDLEDFEDPDLQDKLDRARRQTMGRMNLMSQLFGQVQDAITVVSLAVGLLVYAPWLILLLALALVPAFIGESHFNAAGYSLNFQWTPERRQLDYLRQLGASVETAKEVKIYNLHRFLVERYRSLSVALFKANRALARRRALWGTLLAALGTLGYYTAYAYIAWRTVRGDFSIGDLTFLAGSFLRLRQLLEGLLIGFSQVASQALYLDDLFSFFQIQPEIHSREGAAAVPQPIRQGFVFENVGFRYPDAEQWAVRHLDFQLHAGEVLALVGENGAGKTTLVKLLARLYEPDEGRILLDGRDLRDYDLDDLRANLGVIFQDFVRYNLSAGENIGVGQVEAMADRERVADAARRGMAQEVIESLPRGYDQLIGRRFKEGVDLSGGQWQKIAIARAWMRNAQVMILDEPTAALDARSEFEVFQRFRELADNRTAVLISHRFSSVRMADRILVLADGRIEASGTHEQLMAQGGRYAELFELQAAGYR; this is translated from the coding sequence ATGCCTTCAGCCGAAAAGAAACCCAGCCTGCGCCAGCGCTTCAATGCGATGCGCAACGTGCCACCGTTCCTGCGGCTGGTGTGGAAGACCAGCCCCGCACTGACCCTGGTGAGCCTGGGGCTGCGCCTGATCCGTGCCCTGCTGCCTGTCGCCATGCTGTATGTGGGCAAGCTGATCATCGACAGCGCGCTGCAGCTGAGCCGGCACGACGCCGGCTTTCCGCCGCTGGGCGAGGCCCTGGCCAGCGGCCTGCTCAATCCGCTGCTCGGGTTGCTGGCCCTGGAGCTGGGCCTGGCCATCGTCTCCGACCTGCTGGGCCGGATGGTGGCCTACGCCGATGCCCTGCTGTCGGAGCTGTTCGCCAACGCCACCAGCATCCGGCTGATGGAGCACGCCGCAACGCTGGATCTGGAGGACTTCGAGGATCCGGACCTGCAGGACAAGCTGGACCGCGCACGACGCCAGACGATGGGCCGGATGAACCTGATGAGCCAGCTGTTCGGCCAGGTGCAGGACGCCATCACGGTGGTCAGCCTGGCGGTGGGCCTGCTGGTCTACGCGCCGTGGCTGATCCTGCTGCTGGCGCTGGCCCTGGTGCCTGCCTTCATCGGCGAATCGCACTTCAACGCCGCCGGCTACAGCCTGAATTTCCAATGGACGCCCGAGCGCCGCCAGCTCGACTACCTGCGCCAGCTCGGCGCCAGCGTGGAGACGGCCAAGGAAGTGAAGATCTACAACCTGCACCGCTTCCTGGTGGAGCGTTACAGGAGCCTGTCGGTGGCGCTGTTCAAGGCCAACCGGGCGTTGGCCCGGCGCCGTGCCTTGTGGGGCACCCTGCTGGCCGCGCTGGGCACGCTGGGTTATTACACCGCCTACGCCTACATCGCCTGGCGCACGGTGCGCGGCGATTTCTCGATCGGCGACCTGACCTTCCTCGCCGGCAGCTTCCTGCGCCTGCGCCAGCTCCTGGAGGGCCTGCTGATCGGCTTCTCGCAGGTGGCCAGCCAAGCCCTGTACCTGGACGATCTGTTCTCGTTTTTCCAGATCCAGCCGGAGATCCATTCGCGCGAGGGCGCCGCAGCCGTGCCGCAGCCCATCCGCCAGGGCTTCGTGTTCGAGAACGTCGGCTTCCGCTATCCCGATGCCGAGCAATGGGCCGTCCGCCACCTCGATTTCCAGCTGCATGCCGGCGAAGTGCTGGCACTGGTCGGCGAGAACGGTGCCGGCAAGACCACGCTGGTCAAACTGCTGGCACGGCTGTACGAGCCTGACGAGGGGCGCATCCTGCTCGACGGCCGGGACCTGCGCGACTATGACCTGGATGACCTGCGCGCCAATCTCGGGGTGATCTTCCAGGACTTCGTGCGCTACAACCTGAGCGCCGGGGAGAACATCGGCGTTGGCCAGGTCGAGGCGATGGCGGACCGGGAACGGGTTGCCGATGCCGCGCGCCGGGGCATGGCCCAGGAAGTGATCGAGTCGCTGCCACGCGGCTACGACCAGCTGATCGGGCGTCGCTTCAAGGAGGGCGTGGACCTCTCCGGCGGGCAGTGGCAGAAGATCGCCATCGCCCGCGCGTGGATGCGCAATGCGCAGGTGATGATCCTGGACGAGCCGACCGCAGCGCTGGATGCGCGCAGCGAGTTCGAGGTATTCCAGCGGTTCAGGGAACTGGCGGACAATCGCACTGCCGTACTCATCTCCCATCGCTTCTCGTCGGTGCGCATGGCCGACCGCATCCTGGTGCTGGCCGATGGCCGGATCGAGGCCAGCGGCACCCACGAGCAGCTGATGGCCCAGGGCGGCCGCTACGCCGAGCTGTTCGAGCTGCAGGCCGCCGGCTACCGCTGA